One part of the Solea solea chromosome 1, fSolSol10.1, whole genome shotgun sequence genome encodes these proteins:
- the ca8 gene encoding carbonic anhydrase-related protein yields the protein MADCMNDESHDNPGKDELSWGYEEGVEWGLHFPAANGEYQSPINLNSREAQYDSSLLDVGLSPNYVVCRDCEVINDGHTVRIVLKSKSVVTGGPLPSDHEFELHEVRFHWGKENQRGSEHTVNFKAFPMELHLIHWNSTLFNTLEDALGKRNGVLIIALFVQIGKEHLGLKAITEVLQDLQYKGKNKIIPCFNPNTLLPDPLLRDYWVYEGSLTTPPCNEHVTWILYRYPLTISQLQIEEFRRLRSHVKGAELLEGNDGMLGDNFRPTQPLNDRTVHAAFQ from the exons GTGTCGAGTGGGGACTCCATTTCCCAGCCGCCAACGGCGAATATCAGTCTCCCATAAACCTAAACTCCAGGGAGGCTCAGTATGACTCGTCCCTCCTAGATGTCGGTTTGTCTCCAAACTACGTGGTGTGTCGAGACTGTGAGGTCATCAACGATGGACACACCGTCCGCATCGTTCTCAAGTCCAAGTCAG TGGTTACAGGTGGTCCTCTGCCGAGCGATCATGAGTTTGAGCTTCATGAGGTTCGATTCCACTGGGGCAAAGAGAACCAGAGAGGATCAGAGCACACTGTCAACTTCAAGGCTTTCCCCATGGAG CTCCACCTGATTCACTGGAACAGCACATTGTTCAACACACTGGAGGACGCTCTTGGGAAGAGGAACGGAGTCCTCATCATCGCTCTTTTTGTGCAG ATTGGTAAGGAGCATCTGGGTCTGAAGGCCATCACTGAAGTCCTGCAAGACCTACAGTACAAG ggGAAGAACAAAATCATCCCATGCTTCAACCCCAACACACTATTACCTG ACCCGTTACTGAGAGACTACTGGGTGTATGAAGGATCTCTGACAACTCCGCCCTGCAATGAACATGTGACCTGGATTCTTTACCGCTACCCTCTCACCATCTCACAGCTGCAg ATTGAGGAGTTCCGGAGGCTGCGCTCCCACGTTAAAGGTGCTGAGCTGCTAGAAGGCAATGATGGGATGTTGGGAGACAACTTCCGTCCCACACAACCACTCAATGACCGGACGGTTCATGCTGCCTTCCAGTGA